From Pelagicoccus sp. SDUM812003:
CTGGTGGAGGCGGCCAACAACTTCAAGAAAAGCCCGCACCGCATGGAGCTGGTCTGCGTGCGCGATGGCGTTTCCTACTGGGACGATTCCAAGGCTACGAATTTCCACGCAGTTTATGCCGCCCTGAAGCGTTTCACCCTTCCTGTCGTCTGGATTGGGGGTGGAAAGGATAAAGGCGGCAATATCAAGCGCTTCGCCCAAAGGCTCGCTCCGCAGATCGCCTCCGCCCACCTGATCGGCGAAACCGCGGAAGCGCTGGCGATGGCTTTCTCGGAGCATGGCGTGAAAGCTCGTGTCTACGGGAACTTGGAAGACGCGACCGCAGGCGCCCGAGAGGCCGCCGGATCGGGTGTAAACATTTTATTGAGCCCAGGCTTTGCCAGTCTCGACATGTTCGAGGGCTATTCGCAGCGTGGGGAAGCATTCAAAAAAGCGATAAACAGTTTGGAAGAGCTATGAAACTATCAGTCTACGACGGTCTCGAAACCAACAAACGCTCGATGACCCTGTGGCGCATCGCCATCATCGGAGGAGCGCACGTGCTGATCATCGGCGGCATCTACTTGGTGACTCAATTCGGCAGCGATGGGGACGGTGGCAATACCGCCATGGCAGGCGCCGTCACTTGGTCCAGTCAAAGCGCGGACGCCCAGAAGCCATCGGTCGACGCGGCGTCGAACAGCGTTTTCGACCAAAGAGCGGGCAACCTGGCTGGCTACAACGATGGGGACGCATCGCCTACCTTGCTCGCCAGCGCCAGTCAGACGGATCCCTCCAAGGGCCGCTACGCTCCGCGTCGCCCCAGCGGAAGCGGATCCAATGCCACGCCTTCGACAGGCTCATCCGCGCCCAGTCGAGCGAACGACTCCGTCTTGAAGCCGATCAATAACAACTCCGACAGCGTCTTGTATCCCGCACGCACGCCATCGCGTCCGGATGAAGGCCTGTCGCAGACGATTGAATACAAGGTTCAAAATGGCGATAGCCTCTGGGGCATTTCCAAGCGTTTCAGCGTGACGGTCCCTGAGATCACGGCGGCCAATCCGGGCATCAAGGCCAACGCGATCCGCGTCGGACAGACCATCCAGATCCCGCGGACTAGCTCCAGCTCTTCGTTCGCTTCCACTCCGTCCAGCCCATCGCCGACGCCCTCCAAGCCGGTATCGGGACAGGTCTATACCGTGAAGAGTGGCGACGTCCTGTCGCGAATCGCCTCGCGACAGGGAGTGACCGTTTCCGAGCTCAAGGCGGCCAACGGCTTGTCGAGCGATATGATTCGAGTCGGACAGGAACTGATCATCCCTACGCGCCGCGACAGCAGCAAACTCGTTTCGCAGCAGCATCGAGGACCAAAGGTCACGGTCGAAGCCGGTGATACGCTGGATAAGATCGCCGCGGTGCATGGCGTTTCGGTCACGGAACTGATGAAGCTCAACGATATCGAGAATCCGAGACTGATCCGCATCGGCCAGGTTATCCTCATCCCTGAAAGCAGCGGAGCAGCCGCCCCGGCCCCGCGTCGTCAAACCGTGAATACGCCGCCGCAGCGCCAGCCAGCCCAGCAGACGCCTCCCCAGCGGCAGCCGACGCGCAGCCTCGATAGTCTGGAAGTCGAGGAGCCAGCGGGGCAGGATCTGCCGAGTCTGGACTCGTTTGGCGATAGTTTCTCGGAAGAAGATTTGGAAGAGCAACCTCTCATCCCCATTCAGGAATAAGCGCCTGGCAACCTCCTCAGTTTCCCTCAATCCCGCTAAATGCCAAAATCGAGCAAAGGACATGTAGGCTATTCTGGTGTACTCAATCCCGCGACTGTCGTCTTCATCTGCGCCGTCGCGCTTTCGATTCTGGGGATCACGGTGCTCTTCAGCGCCAGCCTTCCCTTGGACAAGAGCCAGCCCTACCGTTTCATCGAAAAGCAGGCCCTGTGGATGGGGCTCACATCCATCGTGGGGCTATGCCTGCTGAAGCTGAACCTGGAGTGGATGCGTCGCTTCATCTGGGTCGGCTACGTCCTTCTCGCGTTCGGCCTGGTGGCGGTGCTCGTCCCGGGCGTCGGTCATTGGGTGAATGGCAGTAGAAGCTGGATACGCTTCGGCCCCTTCGGCATTCAGGTCGCGGAGTTCGCCAAGATCGGTCTGATCTTCTTCGTAGCCCATTATTTCAGCTGCATCCGAAAGGAGAACGGGACCTTTCTGCGCGGCTTCATCTATCCGTGCTTGGGTATCGGGCTCTACGTGGGCTTGGTCATCCTGCAACCTGATTTGGGCACCGCTCTGGTCATGTCGATGGTGGCGATCTGCCTGCTCTATTTAGCCGGAGTGAAGCTCTATTATTTGATTCCATCGGTGACCGCTGGCTTCGCAGGCGTGGTGGCGCTCATCTACAACGATGCCGAGCGTTGGAGCCGCCTGACCGCATTCTGGAATATGGAAGCGGAAAAGGCGGGCGACGCCTATCAAGGGTGGCAGGCCCTGCTAGCCTTTGGGGCAGGGGGCATCGATGGGGTGGGCCTAGGAAATGGGCGCCAACAGCTGAGCTTTCTGCCGGAGGCCCACAACGACTTCATTTTCGCTATCGTGGGCGAGGAGCTGGGCTTGATCGCCACTTTGGCGGTCGTCACCATCTACGCGGTCATGTTCTTCGCTGGAGTGCTGCACATCCGGCGGGCGCCGAATACCTACCACTTTCTCCTCTCCTCTGGTTGCGTATTGGTTATTTCGGTACAGGCCTTGCTGAACCTAGGCGTGGTGACGGGAGTGCTGCCCACTACCGGACTGCCGCTGCCCTTCATCAGCTATGGAGGATCGAACTTTTTGACGATGGGCATCTGCGTGGCGATCCTGCTCAATACAAGCATCGCCTGGCGAAACCCGGCTTTGGAGGATTCGAAGCGTAAGCTAAAGGATATCTAGAGATGAAGAAGGTGTTCATCGCATGCGGAGGCACCGGCGGCCATCTTTCTCCTGGGATCGCGTTGGCGGAGGAGCTCGTCTCTCGGAACTGGAAATGCACGTTGCTGATCAGCAACAAGCAGGTGGATTCCCGTTTGGTGAGCAAGTATTCGCAATTTTCCTACGAGACGCTGTCCGGCAGCACCTTCAGCCTTGGGCCCGCTGGCTTTGCCCGCTTCGCGGTGAACCTGCTGAAGGGGACCCTGAGCTGCTACCGGCGGCTGGAGAAGGAGCGCCCAGATATCGTGATCGGATTTGGCGGATTTCTCACCATGCCCGCGATGCTGGCGGCGTTGTTGCGAGGGATCCCGACCGCGGTTCATGAAGCCAATCGCGTTCCCGGCAGAGTGACGCGCATCGTGAGTCTCTTCGCCCGGCGCATCTACTTGCCGAAGGGGGTGGGAATCAGGACCAAGCGGGCCAGCCGTATCCGTCATCTGGGCATGCCGGTTCGGCGTGAGATCCATCAGATCACCAAACTGCACGCCAAGCGGACTCTCGGCTTCGATCCTCAGCAGAAAACGCTTCTGGTTATGGGCGGCAGTCAAGGGGCGGAATCGCTCAACAATTGGGTGAAGAAAAGCCTCAACTCGTTGGCCGACCGCGAGATTCAGGTGCTCTGCCTGACTGGGGGCGCTGGCGCCAACAGCTCGCTCACGCTCAAGTCGCCCAAAGGCGCTGCAGTGAAGTTCATATTCCGTCGCTTTTGCGACGACATGGCGACTGCGTTGTCAGCTGCCGATCTGGTGGTGTCACGGTCGGGAGCGGGCAGCATTGCGGAAATGGTACGATGCCGAGCGCCGGGGATTCTCATCCCGTATCCGTTTTCTGCGGACGATCACCAGATCGCGAACGCCAAGAATTTCGAG
This genomic window contains:
- a CDS encoding putative peptidoglycan glycosyltransferase FtsW, which encodes MPKSSKGHVGYSGVLNPATVVFICAVALSILGITVLFSASLPLDKSQPYRFIEKQALWMGLTSIVGLCLLKLNLEWMRRFIWVGYVLLAFGLVAVLVPGVGHWVNGSRSWIRFGPFGIQVAEFAKIGLIFFVAHYFSCIRKENGTFLRGFIYPCLGIGLYVGLVILQPDLGTALVMSMVAICLLYLAGVKLYYLIPSVTAGFAGVVALIYNDAERWSRLTAFWNMEAEKAGDAYQGWQALLAFGAGGIDGVGLGNGRQQLSFLPEAHNDFIFAIVGEELGLIATLAVVTIYAVMFFAGVLHIRRAPNTYHFLLSSGCVLVISVQALLNLGVVTGVLPTTGLPLPFISYGGSNFLTMGICVAILLNTSIAWRNPALEDSKRKLKDI
- a CDS encoding LysM peptidoglycan-binding domain-containing protein, with protein sequence MKLSVYDGLETNKRSMTLWRIAIIGGAHVLIIGGIYLVTQFGSDGDGGNTAMAGAVTWSSQSADAQKPSVDAASNSVFDQRAGNLAGYNDGDASPTLLASASQTDPSKGRYAPRRPSGSGSNATPSTGSSAPSRANDSVLKPINNNSDSVLYPARTPSRPDEGLSQTIEYKVQNGDSLWGISKRFSVTVPEITAANPGIKANAIRVGQTIQIPRTSSSSSFASTPSSPSPTPSKPVSGQVYTVKSGDVLSRIASRQGVTVSELKAANGLSSDMIRVGQELIIPTRRDSSKLVSQQHRGPKVTVEAGDTLDKIAAVHGVSVTELMKLNDIENPRLIRIGQVILIPESSGAAAPAPRRQTVNTPPQRQPAQQTPPQRQPTRSLDSLEVEEPAGQDLPSLDSFGDSFSEEDLEEQPLIPIQE
- a CDS encoding UDP-N-acetylglucosamine--N-acetylmuramyl-(pentapeptide) pyrophosphoryl-undecaprenol N-acetylglucosamine transferase, with amino-acid sequence MKKVFIACGGTGGHLSPGIALAEELVSRNWKCTLLISNKQVDSRLVSKYSQFSYETLSGSTFSLGPAGFARFAVNLLKGTLSCYRRLEKERPDIVIGFGGFLTMPAMLAALLRGIPTAVHEANRVPGRVTRIVSLFARRIYLPKGVGIRTKRASRIRHLGMPVRREIHQITKLHAKRTLGFDPQQKTLLVMGGSQGAESLNNWVKKSLNSLADREIQVLCLTGGAGANSSLTLKSPKGAAVKFIFRRFCDDMATALSAADLVVSRSGAGSIAEMVRCRAPGILIPYPFSADDHQIANAKNFEMLGCGLYMMQDYLSDLLDEVKDVMYNDWLLQKFRKNLELADRSDVLAFMARDIEGIVSENRTSFLGSAKPEMSS